The nucleotide window AGGGACAGTGGTGCTTGGTGCTTGGGAACACTCACATTTTTGAAGAAATGGCGGGCAACTATTTCAGGGTTTAGTTCCCATTTGACGTTGTTTTTCATCCCCACCTCCAGGTGACAGCTTTTGAGAAACGTCACTGTctgatagaaaatataaacagggGCTAGGTTAGAGTTGGAATCAAAGGAGAAGAAACATGTTAGCAAGAGGCACAAGGTCTGAATTCAGGAAAGAGGCACAATGTCTGCCTCACAAGCATACAGGTGAGAAGATGAATAGGAAAGCGAATATTTCTACTGCCTCAAGGCTGATTCTGTACAAAGAAGGAGAACATCACCTATTCCTGGTTGTTCCTAAGCAAGGAGAAACAGGCCATGTCAAAGTTAGACTTATCAATGGGGACCACTGATACATCCCAGGATAGAATGGCTTTCGTAGACCATTTTAACCCAATACTTCTGGCCCTTCAGTCCCACCTCTATCCCATTAACAATTCCTTTCTGCTTatagaatgaaatataaattcaTCAGCCGAGGattcaaaatgttttacaaatcTCACCCCAACTCCCTTTACATTATCCTGTGTTGAGTATTATcctcatgtatgtatgtatgtatcctgTATTAAGTATTATCCTGTATGAGTCCTCTGTTTTTGCTAGACTGGTCTACCTTTTATGTTAAAGCGTGCTTTAATTATCTACGTACATTTTTTCTCCCTTAAGAATACCTTTCCCACCCTCCTGGCCTATCCAAAGCCTACTAATCCCACAAGGGCCAATCTAATCCCATCTGAAGAAAAGCCCTCTCCATCACTCTAATCCTTTTTGGTCCATGTCATTCTTCTAATCTACTGCATTGAAGTTACTGATCACTTTCTCATGTGTCTTATGTTTTTTGTGACTTGTCCATCTATGGAGGCAGAGCCCTCATCTCACACTTTTCCATGGGTCCCCTACTACCTGGGTTGGGGCTTTACTCAATAAGCTAGGGCACTTCACCCAACAAGTCAGGATCTCCCAGGAGTTCTCAAAACCAGTTTTGGCAGCCAAGCATTTCCCCTTTCTCCTACACGTGTGTCTGCAATCAGGATACTTCAAGGAAATCAAGGAACCTCTCAGGAAAAGGCTGGTAACTCCTCCATGTTTTTACTCACCATCTCACCTGCCCTGGTCTGGATCCTCTCTAATTTTCCTTCTTGTCTCagctagaaaaagaaagttaaaggtgaaaaaaatgaaaagaaaaatgagtccaTGATAAATATCAAACTCTTATTATGCTGGACATAGGCTGGGTTTCTGGATTCCTATTCTTCTAATCCCTATTTCGTTTTTAAGTTAAATATCAAAGGGAAGGAAGTTGCTAGAAGAAATCTTAAGGTTTTATTCTTCCAAGTCCCTCTGCTCACCAATTTCTCCTCTTCAAAGAGTTTCTTGTTTTCAGGGGATGCATATACAGCCAGACCTTGAGGCAACAGTCGATTCCGGCCCAAAGGTTTCTTCACTGAGACCAGGTCACCCCGGACTCCAAGTCCTGCCAAGGAGAACAGACACTGGATCAGATGACCTCCTAAAGAGGCGATGATCAAAGACGCACCTCTTATTCTCTCACAGTACTTATTCCTcctagaaaaaatattaatactcaCTAAGAACAACACTTAAGGGACTTCTAATTAGTTTTTTTACGGCCTGATTTAGAAGTTTCACATTCCCTGTACAAAGTGAGAGTTGTCCCATCACAGGGTTTCAGTCATTGTAGCACATGCTGTTGGGCCTCCTTTCCCCTCTACACAGTTGCCCCATTCGCGTTCCTTTTTCTATGCAGGAGGCCAATGGCACAATCACAGTACTTTTTATGGCTTCCTCTCCTCAAATACAGAGCAGATCATTTCTACAAACGGCGAGAAATAGCTAAGCGGGGAGGGCAGGAAAGAGCTGACGCCAAACGGGGCCAGCCTGAGGTAGGAGATACCTTTGCCGGGCCTTACCTACCACCGACTGGGTGAGGATGAGCTCCAGGTTGCCTTTGGGCCCGTGTTTCGTGTCCTCTACCAGCTTGTAAACGCGGTGTCGCCGGTGCAGGCGCGGCTTCCGGCCGTCTCCAGCCAACGGTACCTTCCACCAGCGCTCCACGATGACCGTGCCCTGGCAGTCGGGGAGCGGGGGTGAGCGAGTCTCCCGGGGAAACTCCTGGCGCCCTCAGGCGCCGGCACAATGTGAACCCGCCACCCTCAGGCCGGAACCCCTCGGAAGCAATACTCGGGCGTAAAGAGACCCGCCGGAGGCGAGGACCGCCACGGCTCAGAGCTGGGCCTCACCCGACTGTGAGAGAGGCTGAAGCCGCGCTCCGGGCCGGGGGCGGCCCCCGCGAACGGCAGCCGCAGCAGCTCCCGGACGGCTCCTCGCAGCAGCACCCACGCCCCAGCCGCCGCCATGTTCCCGGCGCCGAGGGAGAGCGGAGGAGGCCCCCGGCGCCGGCGCAGGAAAGGCCCCAGCGGCTGCCCGCGGCGCGCCTGAGCCGCCGCTGCTCCCGCAGGCGAAGCCGAGGGGCAGGCCCGGCCCGGGTCTGACCGGCCTCCCAGCCAGGGTCTGGGTCGACGCTCCGTGCTTCAGCGCTGCCTCATCCCCTCTTCCCTGTTTCTTCTCGGGGCAGGGACGCCCGTAGTTATTGGCAGATCATGGAGGGAGCTGGAAAAGGCACCGTGTCCCTCTTGGCTTCGCTTTAAAATGGGGGCTTCGGTTTAGCTGCAGTAGCTCTGAGGGTTCCAGCTCTGGCATTCTGTGATAACCGGATGCTGAGGGAAGAGGGACGCTGCTTTCCCTTTTCCTTACTGCAGATCTGCctaaaagtgggggagggatggaatCCTCTGGAAAACTATGGCAGCCCCGGGAGGAGGCTAACCCTTAATCTTTACACCTGCGGTATTTAAGCTCGTGTTTAAAGCAGAATTCAAAATCACAAGGGAGATGAGccacagaaaaaggaaactgtGGTAGAGTCTGGACCGTTCGAGGGTCTCAAGCCCTCGAGAGAAGACCATCTAGATGGGATGAGCAGGGTCTGTTTTGGCAGCGGAGATTGTGTAAGGGCGCTCTCAGCATCGTGTTGTTTTACTTGTTTGACCGGTAAACGTCTTCCCTCCTCCTAATTGCGCTTTCCTCGCTTAGCTTCCAGGacaccagttttgtttttgttttcttcctacttCACCAGTTTTCACAGTCTCCTTGCCtggtttctccttttctccaaacTTCTTAGGGTGCTGCCTAGGACAGTCTTTGGATCTTTACTCTTCTCAGTATACACCCCCGCTTTGATCTCCTTCAGTCTTGATGACTTCCAAAGTTCTCCATCCTAGACTTCTCCTAACTTCGCCCAACTCGAATAGCCTGCTGCTTactcctcttcttttttattttttttttaaattttttttaacgtttatttatttttgagacagagagagacagagcatgaatgggggagggtcacagagagagggagacacagaatctgaaacaggctccaggctccgagctgtcagcacagagccaacccggggctcgaacccaccgaccgtgagatcatgacctgagccgaagtcagacgcttaatggactgagccacccaggcgcccctgcttacTCCTCTTCTTGTGTGTCTAGTGGACACTTCAAAGTTAATATGCTCCAAGCTAAACCTGtctctagagcctgcttcaaactgTCTCACCTTGCAACCTTACCCATCTCAGTTGATGGAAACTTCTTTCAGTTCTTGGACTCAACTTCTTTCTCTCATGCTCCAGGAAATCCTGGGGTTCTATCTTTAAACAATTTCCAGAATCCAACCACTTCGCACCACCTTCAGTGCTTCAGCCTGGAATAAGACACCATCTTTCTCCTGGATCACTGTAGTAGTCTCTTGGCAAATCTCCTTTAATGCTCCCCAGTTTATTTACAACACAACAGTcaggatcttttaaaaaacatagataaGATCATATCACTCCTCTACTCAAAACTTCACAGTGACTTTCCTCACACTGTAGTCTACAAGGCTCTCCCAAATCTGGCCCATTAGCTCTCTGACCTCACCTTCTGCTTTCCTCAGAACTTACACCGCAGCCTCCCTGCTGTTTCTTGAAAACACCGGGCACTCTCTTCAGGGCTTTTACATCCACTGTTTCGTAGGCACGGAATCCTCTTATCCCCAGATGCTGGCTTGGCTGACTCCCTCACTTCCTTTAAGTCTTCGATTAAATGCCATCTTTTCAATGAGGCCTACTTGGATCACTGTATTTGTTTCcccagcctgccccacccccttcaccTCCTGACCTTCCTTTATCCTGCTCTTTTCTCCATAGCAGTTCTCATTGAACATCCTAAGTTTTCTTACaatgtttactgttttcttttgtcttctcacTGTTAGAAGCTAAGTTCTATTACGCAGGGATCTTCGTTTATTGGTGGATCTCGGCACCTAGAATTCTGCCTGGCTTTCAGtaggccttcaataaatatttgttgaatgaaatgagtgaatgaatatgcAGAGGTCTCAAACTGGTGGCCCCAGAATCAAATTTTGCTCacaatgttgatttttttaatcaacagcttttattttttaataaccaccccttttaaaaatttggaggaaTTTAGCACAAAAATCTATCTTTCCATTTTATGTtgaaaaatcatatcatctgGAAATGATGATGTTCTCATCTAGTCCTCAGGTCAGATCTCAGGCCAATTTGGCTGTGTCTGAGGAAGCAAATTTGGGGCTGACCGAATTGGAGCCAAATCCTCACTCTGTCCCTTAGTCCTAGGACCTAATTCTCTATTGTGGAGTTTTCCTTGATACCAATCTGGAAACCAG belongs to Panthera tigris isolate Pti1 chromosome C1, P.tigris_Pti1_mat1.1, whole genome shotgun sequence and includes:
- the MRPL9 gene encoding 39S ribosomal protein L9, mitochondrial isoform X2, with the protein product MAAAGAWVLLRGAVRELLRLPFAGAAPGPERGFSLSHSRGTVIVERWWKVPLAGDGRKPRLHRRHRVYKLVEDTKHGPKGNLELILTQSVVGLGVRGDLVSVKKPLGRNRLLPQGLAVYASPENKKLFEEEKLLRQEGKLERIQTRAGEMTVTFLKSCHLEVGMKNNVKWELNPEIVARHFFKNLGVVVAPHALKLPEEPITQWGKYWCEVTDSFGFVYR
- the MRPL9 gene encoding 39S ribosomal protein L9, mitochondrial isoform X1, yielding MAAAGAWVLLRGAVRELLRLPFAGAAPGPERGFSLSHSRGTVIVERWWKVPLAGDGRKPRLHRRHRVYKLVEDTKHGPKGNLELILTQSVVGLGVRGDLVSVKKPLGRNRLLPQGLAVYASPENKKLFEEEKLLRQEGKLERIQTRAGEMTVTFLKSCHLEVGMKNNVKWELNPEIVARHFFKNLGVVVAPHALKLPEEPITQWGKYWCEVTVNGLDTVRVPMSVVNFERPKTKRYKYWLAQQAAKGMTPTSSQTF